A window of Miscanthus floridulus cultivar M001 chromosome 12, ASM1932011v1, whole genome shotgun sequence genomic DNA:
TAAACGgagtaaagtaaaatagcttcacttgtgaagcccctaaaaacatgctctcacagtgatttggagagggatggagccaaaaaaaatggcttctcctccaggcccctaaaaacatgctctcacagggaagccattttgccaaacgatttaccaaaaccgctttagctccaccggtggaactgttcgtgcAGCTGCagaaaaaaaatggcttcactagtgaagtgaagccctacCAAATGGGGCCTAAATCGATGATTGCCTGGTGCGTAGGAACGAGAGCCGACACCGTTTCTCATCTCAGAAACCGTTTCTCTCTCTTTCCTCTTAATAACTCTCCTTCCACGTCAGCAAAACGATGACGTGACAGTCTATTTAATGCTATGAAAACCATCGTGGTTTCAAGGTTGGGACCGCCCTTAGCTCGAGCGCCTGGCAATCTCGTCAAcgccagataacgccatacaccGCCGACCGAATACATTTTCTCTAAATCTCCAATGCGTTCGCCGAACACGCCGACTgcattttctccaaatctccaatgcgttcgccgaccacgtttctccaaaatcgccgaacacgatttctccaaatcgccaaatacgttctctccaaatcgccaaaaacTTTTCTCCTAGAATGCCGACGGCGGCACCCTTCACCAAAATCAACATCGTATTCCTGCTGGGATCAATCTACGGCACGGAGTCTTCTCTTCCGTGTATGTTCCTGTTCTGTGGTGGATAAACGATCGATTTGCTGCGCAAGCGAATCAAAGGCAGGAGACGGGGTTTGATTATCGGCGGCTACCACAGGACTGCCTGGTCTAGAATCGAGCAGCGGTCCCGGCGTTGGTAGCGTCGAGCGGCACTCGTGCAGAAGTTCAACTCCCGTGATGTCTGACGGCGCTACTCCCGCTTACCAAGGCGTCAAGATTTGTCATGACACTGCGAGACTTGGATGGATTTGCATATTATTGGTGCAGATCACCGGCATGCAAGGCAGCTCATCAACAGCCAACAAAGCGATGCAAATCTTACATAGCCGTGCAAGACCCCTGGGCGCTATCTAGAGTCGGACAAGATTCCGGATACGGATCCTAGATTCGTACTCAGCACGGACCTAGCGACTAATCTGTTACAGCACCATGAAGATGACATCATGCAAGTCAAGCCGGGACATGTCTGAGATCAACTTGCATGAACATGCATCACGTGCAGGCTTCACGTACTTGCAGCTACGTGGCCACATTTGATCTACAAGCAAGCAAAAGGAAGACGCAGGGccatgcaagtattaaatatttGATTTACTTGGCGCATGCCTGTATGTGTATGAATTCAAGTCGGATTCGTCGGCAACATGAATGTCAACTACGAACAGAGCAGCTGTTTCCACGCCGGAGCAGAGCACTCTTGACTTCAACATCAACGGCATTGGCGTCGACAACTTCACCACGTCTGTGCTCTGGACTtcgacaagctacgtcagattcCACACGTCTGTGTAGGCTCCAGCCTTTCACAGTACAGGTACTCCGACTACGCCCGTTCGACTGCGACTTCGTATCTGCCTGAGCCGCCAGGCGAGCGGTCTACTCAGACATCGCGACGCGCCGACTACTCCACTCAGATCATCAgtcaagctaagtcacgctttaatatttttctaaatattctccaatctccgtatatcgtcaTTATTTTTCTCCGAGTTGTTTTcaccatatttgctctccaaacgatttttcgaacctccgaacagtcgcgttgatgctcggatgcctccagagacggccctatctccggctcctccctacacatacACAAGCGTCtgtcctctgcgttatgggtggtcggcagcaacTCCTTAGCgacgtctgttcctcctacacgtgcacgggctccgcgctcgacgttatggactatggactagctagggctggagactcagctacacactaactgttcgggcggtttatattaaacataaatatattttcacgccaactaatCGCCGAACTACATATGCCGTTTCATcaacattgctgatttttctccggagtttctttatttgtacatcatgtactacccgttctacatatttatattgcaggatcgtcgtccaggtgatcggaccacctggtgctcgggcttctccaccgatcaactggtcggaccgcttggttcatggactccgtcgccgaccagttgatcggactgttcgccggtcgcttctactcaatgtttACTTTGCCGCCGACCAGTCGACCAgaatgttcgtcgctcgtgcttcaccGCCagttacgtcggttactcctaggccctcggattcttcgtgctcgaggactaagtgggcacacttcaccgcacggacgtcgccagctacatcggtgctcggacctcgccgcctatgccggggactcctcggtgctcggacctcgccgcctacaccgaggactcctcggtgctcggtcatcgccagcgacgccggggactccttgctcctcggtgctcggtcatcgctgccaacgtcggggactcctcgctcttcgttgctcggtcatcaccagcgatgccagggactcctcgctcctcggtgctcggtcatcgccagcgacaccggggactcctcgctcctcagtgctcggtcatcgccgcctacgccggggactcctcactcctcgctcctcggtgctcggtcatcgccgccaacgccggggactcctcgctcctcagtgctcggtcatcaccagcgacgctagggactcctcgctcctcggtgctcagtcatcgccagcgacgccggggactcctcgctcctcggtgctcggtcatcgccgcctacgccggggactcctcactccttgctcctcggtgctcggtcatcgccgccaacgccggggactcctcgctccttggtgcccggtcatcaccagcgacgccggggactccttgctcctcggtgctcggttatcgccagcgacgccggggactcctcggtgctcggacctcatcGCCTACGCCgggtactcctcggtgctcggacctcgccgcctatgccgaggactcctcggtgctcggacatcgccgcctacgccggggactcctcggtgctcggacctcgccgcctacaccgggtactcctcgctcatcggtgctcggtcattgccagcgacgccggggactcctcgctccttggtgctcggtcatcgccgccaacgctggggactcctcgctcctcggtgctcggtcatcaccagcgacgccggggactcctcggtgctcggtcatcgccagcgacgctggggactcctcgctcctcggtgctcagacctcgccgcctacgacgggtactccttgctcctcgctcctcggtgctcggtcatcaccagcgacgtcggagactcctcgctcctcggtgctcggtcatcgccagcaacgccggggactcttcgctcctcggtgctcggtcattgccgcctacgccggggactaatcgctcctcggtgcttggtcatcaccagcgatgccggggactcctcgctcctcgatgctcggtcatcgccgccaacgccggggactcctcgctcctcggtgctcggtcatcaccatcgacacaggggactcctcggtgctcggtcatcgccagcgacgctggggactcctcgctcctcggtgctcagtcatcgccgcctacgccggggactcctcgctcctcgctcctcagtgttcGATCATCGCCgccaacgctggggactcctcggtgctcggtcatcgccgccgacgtcggggactcctcgctcctcagtgctcggtcatcgccagcgacgtcggggactcctcgctcctcggtgctcggtcatcgccagcgacaccggggactcctcgctcctcggtgctcggtcatcgccgcctatgccggggactcctcgctcctcgctcctcggtgctcggtcatcgccagtgacgccggggactccacgctcctcggtgctcggacctcgccgcctacgccgggtactcctcgctcctcggtgctcggtcatcaccagcgacgccagggactcctcgctcctcggtgctcggtcatcgtcgcctacgccagggactcctcgctcctcactcctcggtgctcggtcatcgccgccaacGCCGtggactcttcgctcctcggtgcttggtcatcaccagcaacgccggggactcctcggtgctcggtcatcgccgccaacgccggggactcctcgctcctcagtgctcggtcatcaccagcgacgccggggactcctcgctcctcggtgctcggtcatcgccagcgacaccgaggactcctcgctcctcggtgctcggtcatcgccgcctacaccgaggactcctcgctcctcgctcctcggtgctcggtcatcgccgccaacatcggggactcctcgctcctcggtgctcggtcaccgccgccgacaccggggactcctcgctcctcggtgctcggttatcgctagcgacaccggggactcctcgctcctcggtgctcggtcatcgccagtgacgctggggactcctcgctcctcggtgctcggtcatcgccgcctacgccgaggactcctcgcttctcgctcctcggtgctcggtcatcgccgccaacactagggactcctcgctcctcggtgctcggtcatcgccagcgatgtcagggactcctcgctcctcggtgctcggtcatcgccagcgatgccggggactcctcgctcctcggtgctcggtcatcgccagcgacgccggggactcctcgctcctcggtgctcggtcatcgccagcgacgccggagactcctcgctcctcggttctcggtcatcgccagctacaccgggaacTCCCTGGTTGGTCGGACATCGccggctacgccggggactcctcgatgcttggatcTTGTTACGTCTCGTCgttgtgctatcaagctactccatgctgttcggatcagggtgctgatcttgggtagcacgtctggggtcttgatacgtgcatgtcagacgacgtcggcaagctttcagacttatttttctttgaccctgctacaagattcattcttcatcttctagcaggcttggggactaagtgggcacacttcaccttgcggtgaatgtgcttgttctcatctcgaggctacgcccggggactggctgcctgctcggctggtcttctactttatgatcctggcaccacatgactgcgtcacctactgtcaggctcggggactaactgtggggtatggcccccaagacatgggccgcaccatcggaggtggcccggcccacaagatcaaggcgtgcacggcgctgctcggcgtgcaccgcaagacattgtatagtaccaaataggatactttacttgtaaccctacccctccagagtatataaggagaggcaggggtcctctactcgacatcatgtattcaatacaatacaccaaagacacaggacgtagggtattacgtcgatcagacggcccgaacctgtctaaatcattgtctctgcgccttgtgtcaccatccgattcctgattacgcgcatccccaccgacaaatctaccatcgtgggatacccctcggtggactttgataaactaggttagcacttaggatttcatcaattcaccaaaaccaaactagagttttcataAAGACGAGGCAACTGCCACTCCTGAAGCTGCCCGGAGATGATACGACCCACACCGGACGTACACCGCCCGCGCTCCTCAAGAGGAGCAGACGGATAGCGTCGCAGAGCATATCGCATATCTCGGCGTACAAGCGAGGTGAGCACCTTCTCTTGAAACGCCTAGGACTAACCGGCAGAATGTCATCGCCGTCGACGTTGGCCCTGAAGGCGTACGATGAAATCTACAGCGGTGACCCCGGTAATATGTAGGCGCTACATGACATCTTCACTATCAGATTTGGAATCAGAGAAGCGTAGAGCTGTATTTCATCTTCGTCCCTCTAACCAAACGTGGAACAGAGATGTCCCCATCCCTCAACCAAACACCTAGCAGGGACCATCAAATTCCAAAATGCTAGAGTGGATCCAAGCGAGTTCATGGAACGGGAGAACGAGGACGGGGATGGTTCTCCATTTCCATCGCCGCAAACATGATGGGGACTAGTATAGTGCACGTGCTAACACCGCAAGCCTGACTTTTCGAttaatgcatatatatatatatatatatatatatatatatatatatatatatatatatatatagggagaggctattcagtagccggctacaaaataagttattctgtagccacctccatttactataattttatatactaatttaccataatgtcaatacatatttacgatagttgggttactataacacataaggatatttaccataacgttatattaaaccacttagtaaggagttactataatctcataaattaatatagtaattatcataactcaaagtggctacagaataagttattctgtagccagctacaggatagtagttctatatatatatatatatatatatatatatatatatatatatatatatatagggagaggctattcagtagccggctacaaaataagttattctgtagccacctccatttactataattttatatactaatttaccataatgtcaatacatatttacgatagttgggttactataacacgtggggatatttaccataacgttatattaaaccacttagtaaggagttactataatctcgtaaattaacatagtaattatcataactcaaagtggctacagaataagttattctgtagccagctacaggatagtagttctatatatatatatatatatagggagaggctattcagtagccggctacaaaataagttattctgtagccacctccatttactataatcttatatactaatttaccataatgtcaatacatatttacgatagttgggttactataacacatggggatatttaccataacgttatattaaaccacttagtaaggagttactataatctcgtaaattaacatagtaattatcataactcaaagtggctacagaataagttattctgtagccagctataggatagtagttctatatatatatatatatatatatatatatatatatatatatatatagggagaggctattcagtagccggctacaaaataagttattctgtagccacctccatttactataattttatatactaatttaccataatataaatacatatttacgatagttgggttactataacacatggggatatttaccataacgttatattaaaccacttagtaaggagttactataatctcgtaaaataacatagtaattatcgtaactcaaagtggctacagaataagttattctgtagccagctacaggatagtagttctatatatatatatatatatatatatatatatatatatatatatatatatatatatatatatatatatatatatataattcaagtTTTCATGTGCATCTCTAAAATCACgtcgtggcgttagcacgggcactatactaatATACTTTAGCCTTCGCTGAGTATCGCAAGAAGACAAAGGTGCATAGATCTTTCTAAGGAGATGTCACAATAGATCGTAAGGACATGTTTATCCTATCACAATCGTCAGCCAAAAACCAGTGCAGGTTCTAAGTGATGCGCGCAATGCACCAGTACACCGATGATGATTTATCGGCCGGAGAAATTGTAGTGTGTATACTTTACATTTCATATAAATTCATTAATTCAATAAAACAGACTATGGAATCTAATTTGACGACCCTAATTAATTAAGTCTTTGCTTCTAGCTAGGATTTTTATGTTTCTAATGGTATGTAAATCTCTCCTATTATATTCAATTTAGAAACTATGATTTTGACAACCTTGCCTACTGGTGCCTTTTAGGCTGAATCACGTTTTGAGTTGAGGCAAAATTGTCTCAATCATTTGttgttcatttttttttcttatttttgttTTAAATTGCATTTTTAGGAGCACCATTGTATTGATTTGTTTTCAGTAATGCATTGTTATAATGATGTTAATCTCCAAAAATTACGGTATCATTTCCATTGCAAATGTAAATATTTTTATCTCTGTTTATTGGAATACATATAGTGGCCCACAAAACATGTTATCTTGTGAACATTTTTGGATTCCAATGCAATGCACTTGCATTCACCTCATTTATTATTCCTTGAGTGACCTCATGACGGTTGCAAGGAATGGATAATCCTCATGGATCAgcctgttcgctcgttggtttcagccagcccaaaccagccagccaatagtgttttcctctcacaataaatcagcaccagccagcccaaaccagtccagaaaccaaccagcgaacaggccggatGGCTCAACGGCAAagataggccttgtttagattgcaagtttttcactctctctccatcacatcaaatctctggacacatgcatggagtattaaatgtagataaaaaaataactaaatacacagtttgattgtaaattacaagacgaatcttttgagcctagttaggccatgattggacaataattgtcaaatacaaacgaaagtgctacagtgtcaaatactgattcctaacctcaatctaaacaaggccatagtgCTAATTAAAGGATGTGCAGTATTTAGTTTTTCTTGACTTCTCATAACACATAATAAGCAATCATATATAGCCTAGACCACATTGAGATAAGTGTAAAATTTATTTCGTAGAGTATATATATCGCTCCAAAAGACAAGCAATACAATTTATTTTACAGAAGCCTCAGTGATCGCTGCATGGGAGATCTAGAAGATGTGAAACGACAAGGTGTTCCAAAGAAGAGAGCCGTGCCAAGCCAGGTGGCTTTGTAATTTCAAAAAATCAATGTTTTACTCAATCGGTTAGGTTCAAGGCAGATTTTAGGTTAGCCTTTTGCTTTTGGTTAGATGCTTTCAGTTAATTCCCTCTGTAAGTTTTTATACTTCCTTTAATTTATAAAAAGTTTTCACCACTGTGGGGATATCTTCTACAGTTTTTGCCGTCAAAAAATATAATAATTTATTTTAACCATGGAAACACAGGAACACTGTACTAGTAATTTATTCAATCACGTACAAGTCTGTAATAACACGAACATCAGAACATGTTTGTACCTGATCGACAGAACATTGTGCATGACATGCATGCTTGACACATCTACGAACACAGTGCGAGAGCCCGTGCGAGCAGACCAacatattacatatatatatatatatatatatatatatatatatatatatatatatatatatatatatatatagagagagagagagagagagagagagagagatccaaCGATACGGATGAGAGGATGGGATGTGCGTGGACGCGTTATTAACTTGGTTACTCGATCGATGCAGTGGCCAGGCGGAACACAGTGACCCTTAATCGATCAGCGGGCAGGAGAGGCCGATAGGAGGCACATCCTTGCCGCTGAGGAGGAGGCCCAAGCTGAGGGGCACGTACAAGTTGACGATGCCGGGGATGACACGGGCCCTGATGGCAGTGCACACGCAGGTGGCGGCGTCCAAGCGGGTCAGGCCCCAGAGCAGCGGGCAGCACTGCTTGTCCTCTGGCCTCGGGATAAACGGTCCCAAACCCAGCATGATCCTGACAAGGCCGTTCATCAGGTTGGCACACATTCGCAGCTTCAATGCATCGATCGGGCAGGAGGTGTCGTTCCcggctggtggcggtggtggggtACTGAGAACGGTCAGCAGCGGAGTGCTAGGCACGGTCGGTGGTGGCGGTGTGCTAGGAACAGTTGGCGGTGGGGTGCTTGGGACGGTGGGCAGCGGAGTGCTGGGTACAATTGGCGGTGGTGGTGTCCCTGGGACAGTTGGTGGTGGGTTGCTCAGTGATGGTGTGCTGGGCATGGTTGAAGGTGGTGTGCTTGGGacggtgggtggtggtggtgtgccGGGGACGGTTGGCGGTGGGTtgcttggtggtggtggtgtgctaGGGACGGTGGGCGGCAGAGTGCTTGGCACGGTCGACTGTGGTGGTGTGCTAGGGACATTTGGTGGTGGAGTGCCAGGCACGGTCGGTGGAGGCACTGTGGGTGGCGGGGTGCTTGGAATGGTGGGGGGTGGAGTGCTAGGTACGGCCGGTGGTGGTGGGGTGTTTGGGACAGTGGGAGGTGGAGTGTCGGGCAcggtcggtggtggcggtgcaTTAGGGGCCGTCGGTGGTGGGGTGCTAGGCACAGTCGGTGGTGGCGGCGTGCTTGGGATTGTGGGCGGTGGAGAGTTGGGCACGGTTGGCGGTGGAGGGGTGCTGGGTACAGTCGACAGTGGGGTGTTTGGTGGCGGGGTGCTGGGGACTGTGGGAGGTGGAGTGCTTGGCatggtcggtggtggtggtgtacTAGGGGACAGTGGGCAGTGGAGTGCTAGGAACAGTTGACGGTGGCGGTGTGCTAGGGACAGTGGGTGGCGGAGTGCTAGGCACAGTTGGCGGAGGCACTGTGGGTGGTTGTGAAT
This region includes:
- the LOC136495730 gene encoding pEARLI1-like lipid transfer protein 2, translated to MPSTPSLSNPPPTVPGTPPPPIVPSTPLPTVPSTPPPTVPSTPPPPTVPSTPLLTVLSTPPPPPAGNDTSCPIDALKLRMCANLMNGLVRIMLGLGPFIPRPEDKQCCPLLWGLTRLDAATCVCTAIRARVIPGIVNLYVPLSLGLLLSGKDVPPIGLSCPLID